From the Quercus lobata isolate SW786 chromosome 6, ValleyOak3.0 Primary Assembly, whole genome shotgun sequence genome, one window contains:
- the LOC115993531 gene encoding metalloendoproteinase 2-MMP-like, with product MSYKVFSLFSFTLLLLLLLPLHSHATSRNIHDKKLSPFEFLKHLQGCHKGEKVKGIHNLKAYLEKFGYLSYNHSQNQTHTNDDDFDELLESAIKTYQLNYHLNATGSMDANTVSTMMMPRCGVADITNGTNWMRSGKKKHHHHHGSFHTVSHYSFFRGNPKWPTSKYHLTYGFLPGTPTEAISPIAKAFETWAANTHFKFSRAQDQTNADLKIGFHRGDHGDGAPFDGAGGTLAHAFSPTNGRFHYDADEKWSVGAVPGSYDLETVALHEIGHLLGLGHSEVEGAIMWPAIRSGVTQGLHRDDIDGIKALYNF from the coding sequence ATGTCTTATAAagttttttctctgttttcattcactctcctccttcttctccttcttcctctCCATTCCCATGCAACTTCAAGAAACATccatgataaaaaattatcaccGTTTGAGTTTCTCAAACATCTTCAAGGATGTCACAAGGGAGAGAAGGTCAAAGGCATCCATAACCTCAAAGCCTACCTTGAGAAATTTGGTTATTTGAGCTATAACCATTCTCAAAATCAAACTCATACCaatgatgatgattttgatgaACTCTTGGAATCCGCCATTAAAACTTACCAACTTAATTACCATCTCAACGCCACAGGGTCAATGGATGCCAACACAGTATCAACAATGATGATGCCTCGTTGTGGGGTGGCAGATATCACCAATGGTACAAATTGGATGCGCTCAGGCAAGAAGAAACATCACCACCACCATGGCTCTTTTCATACTGTCTCTCACTATTCTTTTTTCCGAGGAAATCCCAAGTGGCCAACTTCTAAGTACCATCTAACCTATGGATTTCTCCCTGGCACCCCAACTGAAGCAATAAGTCCCATCGCAAAAGCTTTTGAAACGTGGGCTGCAAACACACACTTCAAGTTCTCAAGGGCTCAAGATCAAACCAATGCAGATCTCAAAATTGGTTTCCATAGGGGGGACCATGGAGATGGGGCCCCTTTCGATGGAGCTGGTGGAACCCTAGCCCATGCTTTTTCACCGACTAATGGGCGATTTCATTATGATGCAGATGAAAAATGGAGTGTGGGAGCAGTCCCAGGTTCATATGACTTGGAGACAGTTGCCTTGCATGAAATTGGGCACCTTCTTGGGTTAGGGCATAGCGAAGTTGAAGGGGCCATCATGTGGCCTGCCATACGTTCAGGAGTGACCCAAGGTTTGCATAGGGACGATATTGATGGCATTAAAgccttatataatttttaa